In one Myripristis murdjan chromosome 5, fMyrMur1.1, whole genome shotgun sequence genomic region, the following are encoded:
- the LOC115359741 gene encoding Krueppel-like factor 15 encodes MVSVSSRALSLENDLFRDSGSSLFSLGLAEGAGSEGGSSASCCSPEAGELAAMLSSSPGEEEEEEDEEEDGDGEDEGGRLHIFLGAGGEGESQAVTQDPRLPDFPLRLPSPFSPTLEDIEEFLREKMEVVREGLLDNKEQASPSQCSSTESPSSTEPPPSFQGTQSDPGTGASLCSPSPNAPENQQHSPGPADHPISAQMSHSPSASVPPVLLGAPLVLQLQPLPLAQPQTQAGSPSGGASSIQLAHLVVGVHGAAGQNFTLLAPQMPSASATLVPLSGGEPGSADQKYVKIAPLPITMRTLEITGVAGVGGQGGGLLKAVAPRLSRAPPTEILRVHKCSHPGCEKMYTKSSHLKAHFRRHTGEKPYTCSWPDCGWRFSRSDELSRHRRSHSGIKPYECSLCEKKFARSDHLSKHTKVHRSSRPSRIIRPTV; translated from the exons ATGgtgtctgtcagcagcagagcgCTTAGTTTGGAGAATGACCTGTTCAGGGACAGCGGCAGCAGCCTGTTCTCCCTGGGGCTGGCAGAGGGAGCAGGCAGTGAGGGGGGCAGTTCGGCCTCCTGTTGCAGCCCCGAGGCTGGTGAGCTGGCAGCAATGCTCAGCTCCAGtcctggagaggaagaggaggaggaggatgaggaggaggatggtgaTGGTGAAGACGAAGGGGGCCGTCTGCATATTTTCCTAGGAgcagggggagagggggaaagcCAAGCTGTGACCCAGGACCCCAGGCTGCCGGATTTCCCCCTCCGCCTGCCGTCTCCGTTCTCCCCGACGCTGGAGGACATTGAGGAGTTCCTGAGGGAGAAGATGGAAGTGGTCAGAGAGGGGCTGCTGGACAATAAAGAGCAGGCCTCCCCTTCCCAATGCAGCTCCACTGAGTCCCCATCCTCCACTGAACCCCCGCCTTCATTTCAAGGGACTCAAAGCGACCCGGGCACCGGTGCCTCTCTGTGCTCGCCGAGTCCGAATGCCCCTGAGAACCAGCAGCACAGCCCCGGTCCAGCCGACCATCCCATTTCTGCCCAAATGTCCCATTCACCATCTGCTTCAGTCCCACCCGTGCTCCTGGGTGCTCCGCTGGTTCTCCAGCTGCAGCCCCTACCTCTGGCCCAGCCTCAAACCCAGGCAGGCTCTCCCTCCGGGGGTGCTAGCAGCATCCAGCTGGCCCACCTGGTTGTGGGGGTCCATGGTGCTGCAGGGCAAAATTTCACCCTGTTGGCCCCTCAGATGCCCTCCGCCTCCGCCACTCTGGTGCCACTGAGTGGTGGAGAACCCGGGTCAGCTGACCAGAAGTATGTGAAGATCGCCCCCCTGCCCATCACAATGAGGACTCTGGAGATTACCGGTGTGGCAGGGGTCGGGGGCCAGGGTGGCGGCCTGTTGAAGGCAGTGGCTCCGCGGTTGTCCAGAGCACCCCCTACAGAGATTCTAAGGGTCCATAAGTGTTCCCACCCGGGCTGTGAGAAGATGTACACCAAGAGCAGCCACCTGAAAGCTCATTTCCGCAggcacacaggagagaaaccgtaCACATGTAGCTGGCCTGACTGTGGCTGGAG GTTCTCTCGATCTGATGAACTGTCTCGTCACCGGCGCTCGCACTCCGGCATCAAGCCGTATGAGTGTTCGCTGTGCGAGAAGAAGTTTGCCCGCAGCGACCATTTATCCAAACACACTAAAGTCCACCGCAGCTCCAGGCCCAGCAGGATCATCAGACCCACAGTGTGA